A window from Drosophila subobscura isolate 14011-0131.10 chromosome O, UCBerk_Dsub_1.0, whole genome shotgun sequence encodes these proteins:
- the LOC117896167 gene encoding neural Wiskott-Aldrich syndrome protein isoform X1, which produces MSSIMRTSQDGQQAAALSRPKLNASSTMLNPEENEAVFKMLGRKCQTLNTAVVQIYKTEGNAHSHWKKKHTGVVCFVKDSAIRSYFLRAYCLIKSELIWEHEIYDGMQIVRSRPFLLTFEGIDGHVGLNFVSEEECEAFFRIVDATIETRNRKRQEKRNRQKSQQAPNAPVPPVPREPMRPPPMQSSGGGGGGMTATDGGGPVQLRNNKINSVTLTPAPTKNFLSSNFGLGSQGKDKKRKVTKADISQPTNFVHISHVGWDADKGFDLTGNEDDEMLNEIFVKAGVSEMELKDRDTRAFIYDFIQSNNVLGTVKPESEKSPTEPTPVSGTHMPPPVPSRHNHSQNGNQRTAPPPPPARQPPPPVPTTVPGATRAPPPPSRPPPIGSAPPPPPVSAPAVAPPPPPPPPPAAAPPPPPPPMPAGEIPIITTTQAPTQAVKRAPAPAAAAAPPDSHNALMDAIRKGTQLKKVDTAALSTGSGDSRSDLMTEIRMGIELKPATERELGSQRVSTDGGPGGTDALADALRRALAARGTAMHSDDDESESTDNDGEWD; this is translated from the exons ATGAGCAGCATCATGAGGACGTCGCAGGacggccagcaggcagcagcgctgTCTCGACCCAAGCTCAATGCCAGCAGCACAATGCTCAATCCGGAGGAGAACGAAGCAGTCTTCAAGATGCTCGGGAGAAAGTGTCAG ACACTAAACACGGCCGTTGTGCAAATCTACAAGACCGAAGGCAATGCCCATTCGCACtggaagaaaaaacacacGGGAGTGGTGTGCTTCGTGAAGGACAGCGCCATAAGGTCGTACTTCCTGCGCGCCTACTGCCTGATCAAGAGTGAGCTCATCTGGGAGCACGAGATCTACGATGGCATGCAGATTGTCAGGTCGCGACCCTTTCTGCTAACCTTCGAGGGCATC GATGGCCATGTGGGTCTGAACTTTGTCTCGGAAGAGGAGTGCGAGGCTTTCTTTCGCATTGTGGACGCCACCATCGAGACGCGTAATCGCAAACGTCAGGAGAAGAGAAATCGCCAGAAGAGTCAGCAGGCGCCCAATGCGCCAGTGCCGCCGGTGCCACGCGAGCCAATGCGACCGCCGCCCATGCAGTCCTCTggcggcggaggtggcggCATGACGGCCACAGACGGTGGCGGGCCCGTTCAGCTGcgcaacaataaaattaattcaGTGACACTGACGCCAGCGCCCACGAAGAACTTCCTGTCGAGCAACTTTGGCCTGGGCAGCCAGGGCAAGGACAAGAAGCGCAAGGTGACCAAAGCGGACATTAGCCAGCCGACGAACTTTGTGCACATCAGCCATGTGGGCTGGGACGCGGACAAGGGCTTCGATCTGACGGGCAACGAGGACGACGAGATGCTGAACGAAATCTTTGTGAAGGCAGGCGTCTCGGAGATGGAACTGAAAGATCGTGATACGCGCGCCTTTATCTACGACTTCATACAGAGCAACAATGTGCTGGGCACGGTCAAGCCGGAGAGTGAGAAATCACCGACGGAACCAACGCCAGTGAGCGGAACCCACATGCCGCCACCAGTGCCGAGCCGCCATAATCAT TCGCAGAATGGTAACCAAAGAACCgcgcctcctccgccgccggCCAGGCAGCCACCACCCCCAGTGCCCACCACGGTGCCGGGTGCCACGCGTGCACCTCCACCGCCCAGCCGGCCACCACCCATCGGCAGTgctcctccaccaccgccCGTCAGCGCACCAGCTGTAGCG ccacctccaccaccaccgccaccaccggcagcggcgccaccaccaccacccccgcCAATGCCAGCTGGAGAAATACCCATTATTACGACCACACAAGCACCTACCCAAGCAGTTAAACGAGCACCGGccccagcagcggcggcagcgccTCCAGACTCACACAATGCCCTGATGGACGCCATTCGCAAGGGAACACAATTGAAG AAAGTGGATACGGCTGCTCTAAGCACTGGCAGCGGCGATTCACGCAGCGATCTGATGACTGAAATACGGATGGGCATTGAACTGAAGCCGGCCACTGAACGGGAACTGGGCAGCCAACGTGTTAGCACCGATGGTGGCCCTGGGGGCACCGATGCCCTGGCCGATGCTTTGCGTCGGGCACTAGCGGCCCGCGGCACTGCCATGCATTCGGATGACGACGAGAGCGAGTCCACGGACAACGATGGCGAGTGGGACTAA
- the LOC117896167 gene encoding neural Wiskott-Aldrich syndrome protein isoform X3, which translates to MWKRLVTDRSYGKYTLNTAVVQIYKTEGNAHSHWKKKHTGVVCFVKDSAIRSYFLRAYCLIKSELIWEHEIYDGMQIVRSRPFLLTFEGIDGHVGLNFVSEEECEAFFRIVDATIETRNRKRQEKRNRQKSQQAPNAPVPPVPREPMRPPPMQSSGGGGGGMTATDGGGPVQLRNNKINSVTLTPAPTKNFLSSNFGLGSQGKDKKRKVTKADISQPTNFVHISHVGWDADKGFDLTGNEDDEMLNEIFVKAGVSEMELKDRDTRAFIYDFIQSNNVLGTVKPESEKSPTEPTPVSGTHMPPPVPSRHNHSQNGNQRTAPPPPPARQPPPPVPTTVPGATRAPPPPSRPPPIGSAPPPPPVSAPAVAPPPPPPPPPAAAPPPPPPPMPAGEIPIITTTQAPTQAVKRAPAPAAAAAPPDSHNALMDAIRKGTQLKKVDTAALSTGSGDSRSDLMTEIRMGIELKPATERELGSQRVSTDGGPGGTDALADALRRALAARGTAMHSDDDESESTDNDGEWD; encoded by the exons ATGTGGAAACGTTTGGTTACGGATCGTTCCTATGggaaatat ACACTAAACACGGCCGTTGTGCAAATCTACAAGACCGAAGGCAATGCCCATTCGCACtggaagaaaaaacacacGGGAGTGGTGTGCTTCGTGAAGGACAGCGCCATAAGGTCGTACTTCCTGCGCGCCTACTGCCTGATCAAGAGTGAGCTCATCTGGGAGCACGAGATCTACGATGGCATGCAGATTGTCAGGTCGCGACCCTTTCTGCTAACCTTCGAGGGCATC GATGGCCATGTGGGTCTGAACTTTGTCTCGGAAGAGGAGTGCGAGGCTTTCTTTCGCATTGTGGACGCCACCATCGAGACGCGTAATCGCAAACGTCAGGAGAAGAGAAATCGCCAGAAGAGTCAGCAGGCGCCCAATGCGCCAGTGCCGCCGGTGCCACGCGAGCCAATGCGACCGCCGCCCATGCAGTCCTCTggcggcggaggtggcggCATGACGGCCACAGACGGTGGCGGGCCCGTTCAGCTGcgcaacaataaaattaattcaGTGACACTGACGCCAGCGCCCACGAAGAACTTCCTGTCGAGCAACTTTGGCCTGGGCAGCCAGGGCAAGGACAAGAAGCGCAAGGTGACCAAAGCGGACATTAGCCAGCCGACGAACTTTGTGCACATCAGCCATGTGGGCTGGGACGCGGACAAGGGCTTCGATCTGACGGGCAACGAGGACGACGAGATGCTGAACGAAATCTTTGTGAAGGCAGGCGTCTCGGAGATGGAACTGAAAGATCGTGATACGCGCGCCTTTATCTACGACTTCATACAGAGCAACAATGTGCTGGGCACGGTCAAGCCGGAGAGTGAGAAATCACCGACGGAACCAACGCCAGTGAGCGGAACCCACATGCCGCCACCAGTGCCGAGCCGCCATAATCAT TCGCAGAATGGTAACCAAAGAACCgcgcctcctccgccgccggCCAGGCAGCCACCACCCCCAGTGCCCACCACGGTGCCGGGTGCCACGCGTGCACCTCCACCGCCCAGCCGGCCACCACCCATCGGCAGTgctcctccaccaccgccCGTCAGCGCACCAGCTGTAGCG ccacctccaccaccaccgccaccaccggcagcggcgccaccaccaccacccccgcCAATGCCAGCTGGAGAAATACCCATTATTACGACCACACAAGCACCTACCCAAGCAGTTAAACGAGCACCGGccccagcagcggcggcagcgccTCCAGACTCACACAATGCCCTGATGGACGCCATTCGCAAGGGAACACAATTGAAG AAAGTGGATACGGCTGCTCTAAGCACTGGCAGCGGCGATTCACGCAGCGATCTGATGACTGAAATACGGATGGGCATTGAACTGAAGCCGGCCACTGAACGGGAACTGGGCAGCCAACGTGTTAGCACCGATGGTGGCCCTGGGGGCACCGATGCCCTGGCCGATGCTTTGCGTCGGGCACTAGCGGCCCGCGGCACTGCCATGCATTCGGATGACGACGAGAGCGAGTCCACGGACAACGATGGCGAGTGGGACTAA
- the LOC117896167 gene encoding neural Wiskott-Aldrich syndrome protein isoform X2: MRRKLKTLNTAVVQIYKTEGNAHSHWKKKHTGVVCFVKDSAIRSYFLRAYCLIKSELIWEHEIYDGMQIVRSRPFLLTFEGIDGHVGLNFVSEEECEAFFRIVDATIETRNRKRQEKRNRQKSQQAPNAPVPPVPREPMRPPPMQSSGGGGGGMTATDGGGPVQLRNNKINSVTLTPAPTKNFLSSNFGLGSQGKDKKRKVTKADISQPTNFVHISHVGWDADKGFDLTGNEDDEMLNEIFVKAGVSEMELKDRDTRAFIYDFIQSNNVLGTVKPESEKSPTEPTPVSGTHMPPPVPSRHNHSQNGNQRTAPPPPPARQPPPPVPTTVPGATRAPPPPSRPPPIGSAPPPPPVSAPAVAPPPPPPPPPAAAPPPPPPPMPAGEIPIITTTQAPTQAVKRAPAPAAAAAPPDSHNALMDAIRKGTQLKKVDTAALSTGSGDSRSDLMTEIRMGIELKPATERELGSQRVSTDGGPGGTDALADALRRALAARGTAMHSDDDESESTDNDGEWD, encoded by the exons ATGAGGCGCAAACTGAAG ACACTAAACACGGCCGTTGTGCAAATCTACAAGACCGAAGGCAATGCCCATTCGCACtggaagaaaaaacacacGGGAGTGGTGTGCTTCGTGAAGGACAGCGCCATAAGGTCGTACTTCCTGCGCGCCTACTGCCTGATCAAGAGTGAGCTCATCTGGGAGCACGAGATCTACGATGGCATGCAGATTGTCAGGTCGCGACCCTTTCTGCTAACCTTCGAGGGCATC GATGGCCATGTGGGTCTGAACTTTGTCTCGGAAGAGGAGTGCGAGGCTTTCTTTCGCATTGTGGACGCCACCATCGAGACGCGTAATCGCAAACGTCAGGAGAAGAGAAATCGCCAGAAGAGTCAGCAGGCGCCCAATGCGCCAGTGCCGCCGGTGCCACGCGAGCCAATGCGACCGCCGCCCATGCAGTCCTCTggcggcggaggtggcggCATGACGGCCACAGACGGTGGCGGGCCCGTTCAGCTGcgcaacaataaaattaattcaGTGACACTGACGCCAGCGCCCACGAAGAACTTCCTGTCGAGCAACTTTGGCCTGGGCAGCCAGGGCAAGGACAAGAAGCGCAAGGTGACCAAAGCGGACATTAGCCAGCCGACGAACTTTGTGCACATCAGCCATGTGGGCTGGGACGCGGACAAGGGCTTCGATCTGACGGGCAACGAGGACGACGAGATGCTGAACGAAATCTTTGTGAAGGCAGGCGTCTCGGAGATGGAACTGAAAGATCGTGATACGCGCGCCTTTATCTACGACTTCATACAGAGCAACAATGTGCTGGGCACGGTCAAGCCGGAGAGTGAGAAATCACCGACGGAACCAACGCCAGTGAGCGGAACCCACATGCCGCCACCAGTGCCGAGCCGCCATAATCAT TCGCAGAATGGTAACCAAAGAACCgcgcctcctccgccgccggCCAGGCAGCCACCACCCCCAGTGCCCACCACGGTGCCGGGTGCCACGCGTGCACCTCCACCGCCCAGCCGGCCACCACCCATCGGCAGTgctcctccaccaccgccCGTCAGCGCACCAGCTGTAGCG ccacctccaccaccaccgccaccaccggcagcggcgccaccaccaccacccccgcCAATGCCAGCTGGAGAAATACCCATTATTACGACCACACAAGCACCTACCCAAGCAGTTAAACGAGCACCGGccccagcagcggcggcagcgccTCCAGACTCACACAATGCCCTGATGGACGCCATTCGCAAGGGAACACAATTGAAG AAAGTGGATACGGCTGCTCTAAGCACTGGCAGCGGCGATTCACGCAGCGATCTGATGACTGAAATACGGATGGGCATTGAACTGAAGCCGGCCACTGAACGGGAACTGGGCAGCCAACGTGTTAGCACCGATGGTGGCCCTGGGGGCACCGATGCCCTGGCCGATGCTTTGCGTCGGGCACTAGCGGCCCGCGGCACTGCCATGCATTCGGATGACGACGAGAGCGAGTCCACGGACAACGATGGCGAGTGGGACTAA
- the LOC117896166 gene encoding acrosomal protein KIAA1210, with protein MERFAFKIDAALKANLYKICRLCGIDNPSKVQILPPNEANIIDLDDPSLSQKVLELIGFTVTVDDKMPQTMCSICVDKINDFYEFREMCYATNKQTRNLLGLPQLEPLKLMCSQPMVKAEPQVPGKRGRKRKTDESFLKAKIPEMPEVKKEPLAWRKKQRLQQAQTQQYQQLLVTKTEPEIKDEPMDPENRLRLPGKKGRKAICSVCGEKFASKEMADEHKSAVHVPSIPRYICNACNQTHHNPTDIRAHQIWHKLSKTPYKCPLCDSYVANNYAFTRHLREHTPQTPVQLLVLDRECPLCKKTFITNFFYNTHRCAIRKRKCGGCNRTLNTEVAFLRHAPVCSKIYLSHSKHIMPEEANTESQMCIKNEVEEVDSSGVPTSAIPPDFFINEDMQPVVVLERLASPLLRAFSAEPQNALGASRSKSSERVSSKNYLKRVDQLLKNTMSTLVSIKHEPEVHINDTMQTATMQPESELEEEEPPSFSDFHAANDESDEEEAEAATMAASIDDNVPSVSVKQEPRDDAYENQSQVKQEPLKLKLKITNNHGKLNSSLIDDLDEAGLSKSNKKKKKRKHKEREKEAESQPTAQDPPMVSIKQERIDTDDVHDGNQRTDFQPQATVMTSIPMAHLESSFTTEQDEAMPQCPEPEKDVKPNRMELDRLMQITHVASGVDIAEEAMPLDKAVEATPDEPLPSDESFIMPPKTKSAKPTARKSTGGATRRPPSAEEASPRETTAPLLQIVAVESGEAVSFKMPAEIRIKPEPRNRGYADDERQDEPTQEINHNEKIDEENAYINSLDFNNMIVKQEKDLDISDPTGNGSDPEAMHQSHNGLERGSESEDSDGEDSASEADEAEEAMEEDKGERIYREIELPLLEPEKEGEADQQQSEKKSEESKQVQEAQSENLELEMPMETPVVVGGVEQPAVEETIKVQQPPLENLEPMETAVVDGGVAQPAVELVQSQETPTANAPEMLPQLSTLQVLGELDSLLGDSGLIGEVEPPQEASEDVEEIEPPLNTLDVVEEIQQALENLEAVGDVEPLLETPEGLGQTEPPLDTPNILSAQETVNAFDFVITDICSQAAEIPEFAYVQSQNLPNISSPPPNPEPLDKTDTERESSDCQADILLEIIVNAPKDNETQALPFNFEESTAICDEEQQNVLNHELSEQQAPLDGNVEQSAEAEEKILAVEEELCPLLEEQEEELPGPSARPNEETENRINEQQQEMDLEGQRQPRCQLDDDSNINEIAENNNNANIERELQDDANVPQENVSP; from the exons ATGGAGAGATTTGCATTTAAGATCGATGCAGCGCTCAAAGCGAATCTGTACAAGATCTGCCGTCTCTGCGGCATCGATAATCCAAGCAAGGTGCAAATTCTGCCGCCCAATGAGGCCAATATTATAGACCTGGACGATCCGAGTTTATCCCAAAAGGTGTTGGAGCTGATTGGCTTTACG GTGACAGTCGATGACAAAATGCCGCAGACAATGTGCAGCATTTGCGTGGACAAAATCAATGATTTTTACGAGTTTAGGGAAATGTGCTATGCCACGAACAAGCAGACGCGCAACCTGCTGGGCCTGCCGCAGCTGGAACCCCTAAAG CTCATGTGCAGCCAGCCCATGGTTAAGGCAGAGCCGCAGGTGCCTGGGAAGCGAGGACGAAAACGCAAGACGGATGAGAGCTTTCTGAAAGCCAAGATCCCCGAAATGCCAGAAGTAAAAAAGGAGCCCTTGGCCTGGCGCAAgaagcagcgactgcagcaggcGCAGACTCAGCAGtatcagcagctgctggttACCAAAACAGAGCcagaaat CAAGGACGAGCCCATGGATCCTGAAAATCGTCTCCGACTGCCAGGGAAAAAGGGCCGCAAGGCGATATGCAGTGTGTGCGGGGAAAAGTTCGCCAGCAAGGAGATGGCCGATGAGCATAAGAGCGCAGTGCACGTACCCTCGATACCGCGCTACATTTGCAACGCCTGCAATCAGACGCATCACAACCCGACCGACATTCGGGCCCATCAAATCTGGCACAAGCTGTCCAAGACGCCGTACAAGTGCCCGCTGTGCGACTCGTATGTGGCCAACAACTACGCCTTTACACGTCACCTGCGGGAGCACACGCCACAGACACCTGTTCAGCTGCTTGTGCTCGATCGCGAGTGTCCACTCTGCAAGAAAACGTTCATCACAAACTTCTTCTACAATACCCATCGTTGTGCCATACGCAAACGAAAGTGTGGCGGCTGCAATCGAACCCTCAACACGGAGGTGGCCTTCCTGCGGCATGCTCCCGTCTGCTCAAAGATCTACCTTAGCCACTCGAAGCACATTATGCCAGAGGAAGCCAACACCGAATCACAGATGTGCATTAAAAACGAGGTAGAGGAGGTGGATAGCTCTGGTGTCCCTACCTCTGCCATACCGCCTGACTTTTTCATTAACGAGGACATGCAGCCGGTTGTGGTGCTCGAGCGCCTGGCTTCGCCTCTCCTGCGAGCCTTTTCTGCAGAGCCGCAAAATGCTTTGGGGGCCAGCAGGAGTAAAAGTAGCGAGCGAGTTTCTTCGAAAAATTATTTGAAGCGCGTCGACCAGCTGCTGAAGAACACAATGAGCACCTTGGTGAGCATCAAGCACGAGCCAGAGGTGCACATAAATGATACGATGCAGACAGCCACCATGCAACCGGAAAGCGAACTGGAGGAGGAAGAACCTCCCAGCTTCAGCGATTTCCATGCAGCCAACGATGAGAGCGATGAGGAGGAAGCGGAAGCTGCGACGATGGCTGCCAGCATAGACGACAATGTGCCCAGTGTATCGGTGAAGCAGGAACCTCGCGATGATGCCTACGAAAACCAGTCGCAGGTTAAACAGGAGCCACTGAAGCTAAAGCTGAAAATTACCAACAATCATGGCAAGCTGAACTCCTCGCTGATCGATGACCTAGACGAGGCGGGGCTTagcaagagcaacaagaaaaaaaagaagcgcaaGCACAAGGAGCGGGAAAAGGAAGCCGAGAGCCAACCAACAGCTCAGGATCCCCCCATGGTTAGCATTAAACAGGAACGCATAGACACCGACGATGTGCACGATGGAAATCAGAGAACAGATTTCCAGCCACAGGCCACTGTGATGACTAGCATACCGATGGCCCATCTGGAGAGCAGCTTCACAACGGAACAGGACGAGGCAATGCCGCAATGCCCGGAGCCCGAGAAAGATGTTAAGCCTAATCGCATGGAGCTGGATCGCCTCATGCAAATCACGCATGTCGCCAGCGGTGTGGACATTGCCGAGGAAGCCATGCCCCTCGACAAGGCCGTTGAAGCTACGCCCGATGAGCCACTGCCATCTGATGAGTCATTCATTATGCCACCAAAGACAAAATCAGCCAAGCCAACTGCCCGTAAGAGTACTGGTGGAGCCACACGCAGGCCGCCTTCAGCAGAAGAAGCTTCGCCTCGGGAGACGACAGCACCCTTGCTGCAGATTGTGGCCGTGGAAAGTGGAGAGGCTGTATCTTTCAAGATGCCAGCCGAAATTCGCATTAAGCCAGAGCCTCGTAATCGCGGCTATGCTGACGATGAGCGCCAAGACGAGCCCACACAGGAGATCAATCACAATGAGAAGATCGACGAGGAGAATGCCTACATCAATAGCCTGGACTTTAACAATATGATCGtgaagcaggagaaggacCTGGACATTTCCGATCCGACTGGAAATGGCTCCGATCCGGAGGCCATGCACCAGAGTCACAACGGTTTGGAAAGGGGCAGCGAGAGTGAGGACTCTGACGGCGAGGACAGTGCCTCTGAAGCCGATGAAGCCGAGGAAGCTATGGAGGAGGATAAGGGCGAACGTATCTATCGCGAGATTGAATTGCCATTACTAGAGCcagaaaaagaaggagaagcagaccAACAGCAGAGTGAAAAGAAATCGGAAGAGTCCAAACAGGTGCAGGAGGCACAGTCGGAGAATCTGGAGCTAGAGATGCCAATGGAAACTCCAGTAGTAGTTGGAGGGGTAGAACAGCCAGCTGTGGAAGAGACCATAAAGGTGCAGCAGCCACCGTTGGAGAATCTGGAGCCAATGGAAACTGCAGTGGTTGATGGTGGGGTAGCACAGCCCGCTGTGGAGTTGGTGCAGTCACAGGAAACTCCCACAGCAAACGCTCCAGAGATGCTTCCGCAATTGTCAACACTTCAAGTGTTGGGAGAGTTGGATTCGTTGCTGGGAGATTCCGGACTGATTGGAGAGGTAGAGCCGCCGCAGGAAGCTTCCGAAGATGTGGAGGAAATAGAGCCGCCGCTAAACACTCTCGACGTTGTTGAGGAGATACAACAGGCATTGGAAAATCTAGAAGCTGTTGGAGATGTAGAACCACTACTGGAAACTCCAGAGGGGCTTGGGCAGACAGAGCCGCCACTAGATACTCCAAACATATTAAGTGCACAGGAGACAGTaaatgcttttgattttgtaataACTGACATctgcagccaagcagcagagaTTCCAGAATTTGCTTATGTTCAGAGTCAAAACCTACCAAACATAAGCTCTCCCCCGCCGAATCCAGAGCCGCTGGACAAAACGGACACTGAGCGCGAAAGCAGCGATTGCCAAGCGGACATCCTTCTAGAGATTATCGTCAATGCACCCAAAGACAATGAAACTCAGGCCttgccatttaattttgaGGAAAGCACCGCCATCTGtgacgaggagcagcagaatgtgCTCAACCATGAGCTCTCCGAACAGCAAGCACCACTCGATGGGAATGTGGAGCAGTCGGCAGAAGCCGAGGAGAAGATTTTGGCAGTGGAAGAGGAACTGTGCCCACTActcgaggagcaggaggaggagctgcctgGGCCGTCGGCAAGGCCAAACGAAGAGACTGAGAATCGCatcaatgagcagcagcaggagatggaTCTAGAGGGACAACGTCAGCCCCGCTGCCAGCTAGATGATGACTCGAACATCAACGAAATTGCCGAGAACAACAATAATGCCAACATTGAGCGTGAACTGCAGGACGATGCGAATGTGCCTCAGGAAAACGTTAGTCCTTAG
- the LOC117899464 gene encoding DDB1- and CUL4-associated factor 10 homolog, which produces MRIASMEQYLSRRESGFRSWGDEDFVMRRIYTTMNMFNSYHANLRPDEAGRHTGAIFNLEFNADGNVLVAATERKCVLVFDAITQKEIVKVPDAHTDSVNCIKFFDERLFATGSDDFTVALWDLRNMREKLRVLHGHSNWVKNIEYSSKDKLLVSSGFDGSIFTWDIASHTEQGLISQRVFHASGLMRCRISPTGDKLVLCTSGGYIMIIHHLDLTTLHKDLSGFRPGIYRLMQLGDQYIPQAAKYDHVFSRRQKKNRVELVTDFPEQNDAEMIMALQIHPHCRCMLTRNVSCDEQSEWTCIHDINEEVPTAESEQEDEVKLKRRHPSSTSSRAASTSETPPSTLEGSEVTSARPTRRVTRGLHLFRYNPTSGRGGSAAVARYLNDRPESFIPDIWAAEVTVQERATRQNRAREANNQVSGYNFVYAISSGVLPLRQAAAAAAVSQRQPTTGTDCPPSTEEATAERSSSTSSTSSTSISTNGTTVRVEIGTRRLVPFVATTAPELKANGHSILVNAKKLLYYASETNTKPGFIKEPGFSADGRIICSPYGNGVRLLGYSADCCDYPSYKTFDEVKQSPRQLVELAHITEHQDVVLCAKFSPREPLLVTGCNSGEVTWYRPNL; this is translated from the exons ATGCGAATTGCAAGTATGGAGCAGTATCTAAGTCGCCGGGAGAGTGGCTTTCGCTCGTGGGGCGACGAGGACTTTGTGATGCGTCGCATATACACAACAATGAACATGTTCAATAGCTACCATGCCAATCTGCGTCCCGACGAGGCCGGACGCCACACTGGGGCGATTTTTAATTTGGAATTCAATGCCGATGGCAATGTGCTGGTGGCCGCCACCGAGCGCAAGTGCGTCTTGGTTTTCGATGCCATCACACAGAAAGAAATCGTCAAGGTACCCGACGCCCATACCGACAGCGTCAACTGCATCAA GTTCTTTGACGAGCGACTCTTTGCCACGGGCTCTGATGATTTTACCGTGGCACTGTGGGACTTGCGCAACATGCGCGAAAAGCTTCGTGTCTTGCATGGCCATTCCAATTGGGTGAAGAACATCGAGTACTCGTCCAAGGACAAGCTGCTCGTCAGCTCCGGCTTCGATGGCAGCATATTCACATGGGACATTGCCTCGCACACAGAACAGGGCCTCATCTCGCAGCGTGTGTTCCATGCTAGCGGCCTTATGAGATGCCGCATCTCTCCGACGGGCGACAAGCTGGTGTTATGCACCAGCGGTGGCTACATAATGATCATCCATCACCTGGACTTGACCACATTACACAAGGACCTCAGTGGCTTCAGA CCTGGCATCTATCGTCTCATGCAACTGGGCGATCAGTACATACCACAGGCGGCCAAATACGATCATGTATTTTCGAGGCGCCAGAAGAAGAATCGTGTGGAGCTGGTCACAGACTTCCCGGAGCAGAACGACGCTGAGATGATAATGGCCCTGCAGATTCATCCCCACTGCCGCTGCATGCTCACGCGAAATGTGAGCTGCGACGAACAGAGCGAGTGGACCTGCATACACGACATCAACGAGGAGGTTCCCACGGCAGAGTCTGAACAGGAGGACGAGGTCAAACTCAAAAGACGCCACCCATCTAGCACGTCCAGCCGTGCAGCCAGTACGTCGGAGACGCCACCATCCACTCTGGAGGGCTCAGAAGTGACTTCAGCGCGTCCGACTCGACGGGTTACACGCGGCTTGCACTTATTCCGCTATAATCCAACTTCCGGCCGTGGTGGCAGCGCGGCAGTTGCAAGGTATCTGAACGATCGACCAGAAAGCTTTATACCCGACATCTGGGCAGCAGAGGTGACCGTACAAGAGCGCGCCACACGCCAGAATCGTGCGCGTGAGGCCAACAACCAAGTGAGTGGATATAATTTTGTGTATGCTATAAGCAGTGGTGTCTTACCATTGCGtcaggcggcagcggcggcggcggtaaGCCAACGCCAGCCGACCACGGGCACCGACTGTCCACCCAGCACCGAGGAAGCGACAGcagagagaagcagcagcacgagtagcaccagcagcactaGCATCAGCACCAACGGCACCACAGTACGCGTGGAGATCGGAACGCGTCGCCTAGTCCCATTTGTGGCCACCACGGCACCAGAACTCAAAGCGAATGGCCATTCCATACTGGTGAATGCCAAGAAGCTGCTCTACTATGCCTCCGAGACGAACACCAAGCCGGGCTTCATCAAGGAGCCGGGCTTCTCCGCCGACGGACGTATCATCTGCTCGCCCTACGGCAATGGCGTGCGTCTCTTGGGCTACAGCGCCGACTGCTGCGACTATCCCAGCTACAAGACTTTCGACGAGGTGAAGCAGAGCCCACGCCAATTGGTGGAACTGGCACACATTACGGAGCATCAGGATGTGGTGCTCTGCGCCAAATTCAGTCCCCGAGAGCCCCTACTCGTTACGGGCTGCAACAGCGGGGAGGTGACCTGGTATCGGCCCAATCTTTAG